In Pseudomonas sp. P5_109, the genomic window CAGTTCGACGCCTTCACGACCGTGATCATCGATGTCGGTAAACCCGACCATATGGGCGGTGACTTCACCGGCAGGATAAAAGCGCCGGAACTCTTCGATGCCGTAGACCCCTGGGACCTTCAGGTCGAGCACCGCTTGCCCCTGCTCAGGCGTCAGCCCGCGCACCAGGTAAATGAATTCCTTGTTGGCCTGCGCTTCAAGACGCTCGGTCAGGGCTTTGGGGTCTTGCCCCAAGGCGGCGGCCAGTGCCGGCCACTTGTCTTTTTCCAGCTGCATTTCCTTGGCGTTGGCCCACAGCGTGGTCACCGGGGTACTGACGGCCAAAGGCTCGCCGTTACGGTCGGTGATCAGGCCACGGTGCGCCGGAATTGGAATATGCCGAACGCTGCGCGCATCGCCCTGACCTTTAAGGAAGTCACGGTCGACCACTTGCAGATCGATGATGCGCCAGCAGATCGCGGCCACCATGACGCCGAGCAACCCCAGCACCACGCGGAACCGCCACGGGAAGAGTGCGCCTTCGAGTTTCATCATGGCGCCACCATCTTCACGTCAGCGGCACCGGGGATGTGCATTTTCAGTTGTTCGGTGGCCAGCACTTCGATACGGCTGTGGGCGGTCCAGGTGCTTTGCTCCAGAATCAACCGGCCCCACTCGGCCTGCGCCTTGTCGCGCACGCTCAATTCGTTGTACAGCGTGTTCAGCAACTGGCGATTCCAGTGGGCGCTGTAAGACACGCCGATAGCCGACACGAGCACGCCGACAAACAGCAGCAGCATGAAGAAGCTTCCGCCGGGTAATGGCTTGGCGAAAAGCCTGCTCACCGCAGCTTCTCCGCCACACGCATGACAGCGCTACGGGAACGTGGGTTGGCTTTGAGTTCGGCGTCGGAGGCCGTCTGCGCTTTGCCATGGACTTTGATTTTCGGTTCGAAGGCGACGTGCCGAACCGGCAGGTTGCGCGGCAGGTTGTCGGCTTCGCCTTTCACCAGCTTGCGCATGAACAGTTTGACGATACGGTCTTCCAGCGAATGGAAGCTGATCACCACCAGGCGACCGCCCACTTCCAGGCACTCCAGCGCGGCTTCGAGGCCGGTTTCCAGATCACCCAGTTCGTTGTTGACGTGAATACGCAAGCCCTGGAATGCGCGGGTTGCCGGGTTCTTGCCCTTTTCCCACGCCGGGTTGGCGACTTTCAGGACTTCCGCCAGGTCACCGGTACGCTCGAATGGCTTGACGTCGCGACGCTCGACCACGGCGCGAGCCATGCGACCGGAGAAACGCTCTTCGCCGTATTCCTTGAACACCCGGGCGATTTCTTCCACAGGCGCGGTGTTGACGAATTCGGCTGCGCTGATGCCACGGGACGGATCCATGCGCATGTCCAGCGGACCATCATTGAGGAAACTGAAACCGCGCTCAGGGTCGTCGAGCTGCGGTGAAGACACGCCCAGATCGAGCAACACACCGCTGACCTTGCCGTTCATGCCACGCTCGGCCACTTCGGCACCGAGCTCGGCAAAGCTGCGCTGCACAACGACAAAGCGGCCGTCTTCGGCCGCTAGCGTCTGCCCGGTGGCAATCGCTTGTGGATCTTTATCGAATCCGAGCAACCGACCATCGGGACCGAGCTGGCTGAGGATCAACCGGCTGTGTCCGCCGCGTCCGAACGTGCCGTCCAGATAGCAGCCATCAGGACGTACGGCGAGAGCCTCGACGGCTTCGTCAAGCAGTACGGTGATGTGGTTAAAGCCGCTATCAATAGTCACAGGATCAAATCACGCAGTTCTTCAGGCATGGCGCCCGGTTGTTGAATAGCAGCCAGGTCAGCGGCAGAAACCGCGTTCCAGGCATCCTCGTCCCACAATTGGAACTTGTTCAGTTGGCCCACCAACATCGCGCGCTTATCCAACTTGGCATATTCACGAAGACGCGGTGGAACCAGGAAACGACCACTGCCATCGAGCTCGAGGTCGACGGCATTACCAATCAGTAAACGTTGCAGGCGGCGGTTCTCTTCGCGAAGCGAAGGCAGTGCGCGCAGTTTGGTTTCAATAATTTCCCACTCATCGAGGGGGTAAACACACAAACAAGGATCAACGGCATCAATTGTCACGATTAATTGACCGGAACTGCGCGAATCGAGCTCGTCACGGTACCGGCTCGGCATTGCGAGACGGCCCTTTGCATCGAGACTGATAGCGTTGGCTCCGCGAAACACGTCAGCGTTTCTCCAAATTCTAGCGTTTTTAGCTCAAAAAACCCACTTCATGCCACTTTCCGCCACTTGCGCACACTATAGGAATGCGCCCACCACACCGTCAAGGCGCGGATTAAAGGAAAAGCCTTACAGAACTGAGATTTAGGAGCATTAACGGAGGGGTAACGAGAATTCGGCAGATGAAACTGCCCCATAACTTGAATCAGCACAGGCGGCTGCGTTCGGAAGTTAAAGTAATTTATTAAGAGTAAGATTTTTTTGGTATTACAAAAGAGGTTCTGCGGATGATTGTATAAGAAGGGAAATTGCTATCACCTGGCTCCCCTGCTCATTGATTCAAGCAGAGGAAAGAAAAAGGTGGAGAGTCGATCTGTAAGCCGGGTTCTGTCTTGAACAGTCATTCGTCTACGATGGCCATCACTGGACATCTTTAGCAACCTACCCGGTCCCAGCGCGGGCCACGCCTTGGGACCCTATTTGGTCTTGCTCCAAGTGGGGTTTACCTAGCCACGAACTGTTGCCAGACGTGCGGTGCGCTCTTACCGCACCTTTTCACCCTTACCGGCGCCGAAGCGCTTAGGCGGTTATTTTCTGTGGCACTTTCCGTAGGCTCACGCCTCCCAGGCATTACCTGGCACTTCGCCCTATGGAGCCCGGACTTTCCTCCCCCCCCTAATTTTCATAGAGGGCAGCGACTGTCCGATCGACTCTCCGCCGCGAAGGTTACCGGCAGAGCGCCCGAAGAACAAGCGTTAAGCGCCTTTGGGCACGCCTGCGCGTCGGGTTTTACTCAGCCTTTTGTTTATCCAGCGCGATCTGGTACAGCACATTCTTTCGCTCGCCGGTAATTTGCGCCGCTAAAGCGGCCGCACGCTTGAGCGGCATTTCTTCGAGCAGCAGGTTGAGGATGCGCATCGCCTCGCTGCTGACGGCGCCCTCTTCCTCGGGGGCAGACCAGCCCGCCACCAACACCACGCACTCGCCGCGCTGCTGATTGCTGTCCGACTCGACAAACTCGCGCAGCTCTGCCAGCGGCAATCCTTTCAGGGTTTCAAACGTCTTGGTCAGCTCACGGGCAAGCAGTGCCGGGCGCTCGGGGCCGAACACCAGCTCCATGTCTTGCAGGCACTCAAGGATGCGATGCGGAGCCTCATAGAAGATCAATGTGCGAGGCTCTTCCTTTACCTGCTCAAGACGCGCTCGCCGCCCCACAGCCTTGGCTGGCAGAAAGCCTTCGAAAATGAAACGGTCGGAAGGCAGCCCAGCCGCCGACAACGCCGCAATCAATGCGCAGGCACCCGGAACCGGCACCACATTGATGCCCGCCGCTCGCGCCTGCCGCACCAGGTGATAACCCGGATCGGAAATCAGCGGCGTCCCGGCATCCGAGATCAACGCCACGTTGTCACCGGCAAGCAGGCGAGTGATAAAGCGACTACCTTCATCCCGCTCGTTGTGCTCATGGCAGGCCGCCAATGGTGTCGAAATGCCGAAGTGCTGCATCAAGCGCTGGGAATGGCGGGTATCCTCCGCGGCGATCAAGGCCACTTCACGCAGAATCTTCAGCGCCCGGGCACTGATGTCATCCAGGTTGCCGATGGGCGTCGCCACCACATAAAGCGAGCCAGCAGCGGAATTCAAAGCACCTGGAGCAGTCAAAGCGCACACCTCATGATCGGTAAAAGTCGCCATTGTAGCGCGTAGCGAGGCTCACGATACGCGCAAGCAAACCTGTCATCGGCGACCATTTGTGCGCTGGCGCAACATTTACACCAGCTAAATTGATCGATTCACGCCACTAACATCGCGCCCCGGCCAGTGCTTGGGTACAATTCCACGCTAATTTGATCGAGTATCAGGAACGCTTACATGATCGCTTGCCTGCGGCTGTTATCTGCCCTCTGCCTCGCTGCCTTGCTGGCGGCTTGCGCCAGCTCGCCCTCCTCCAGCCTTGGCGAACTTCCACGGACACCGGACGCCAGTATCGAGCAGTTGCTTGAGAAAGCCGCCCAAAGCAAATCACCGGAAGATGCCGCCCTGCTGCGCTTGAGCGCTGCCGACCTGGCCTACCACCAGGGCAATGCCGGCCAGTCCGCGCAAATCCTGCAACAGGTGCCTGTCGAACAGCTCAAGCCAGGCCAACAGGTCTTCGCCAGCACGCTGGCGGCTGAACTGGCCATGACTCGCAACCAGCCCAAAGCTGCGCTGACTGCCTTGAGCCATCCGAGCATGCAACGCTTGAGCGAACTGCCCGTCGAGCAACAGGTTCGCACCGGCACCGTTCACGCCCGCGCCCTTGAAGCCGATGGCCAGACCCTTGCCGCGGCTCGCGAGCGCATTTTCATCGCCCCAATGCTCAAGGGTGAAGCCGCGAGCAAGAACCACGAAGCCATCTGGGCCCTGATCGCTTCGCTGCCGACCGAGCAGCTGCAGCCGAACAGTACCGACGATCTCGGCGGCTGGATGGCCCTGGCGCTGGCGGTGAAGTCCGCCGGCACCCTGGAGCAGCAACAGGCCGCCATCGACAACTGGCGCGCGCAGAATCCGAAACATCCTGCAGCCATTCAGTTGCCGCAGGCGTTGACCCAACTCAAGGAACTGGCCAGCCAGCCCCTGACCAAAATCGCCCTGCTGCTGCCTCAGGACGGCCAACTGGCCTCGGTCGGCAAAGCGCTGCGCGACGGCTTCATGGCCGCCCACTACCAGGCCCAACAGGCCGGGCAGAAACCACCTGCCATCGAGTTCTACGACAGCTCGCGCCTGACCTCCATGGACGAGTTCTACCGCAAGGCCCAGGCCGATGGCGTGCAACTGGTCGTCGGCCCGCTGGAGAAGCCACTGGTCAAACAGCTGAGTACTCGCCCGCAACTGCCGATCACCACGCTGGCACTGAACTACAGCGAGGGCGACCAAGGTCCGGCGCAGCTGTTCCAGTTCGGCTTGGCCGCAGAAGACGAAGCCCGCGAAGTGTCGCGCCGCGCCCGCGCCGACGGCCTGCATCGCGCCGCCATCATGGTGCCGAAAGGCGAATGGGGCGACCGCGTGCTCAGGGCATTCAGCCAGGATTGGCAAGCCAATGGCGGCACCATCGTTGCCACCGAACGTGTTGATCAACCGGTACAGTTGGCCCAGCAGATTGCCGATATGTTCCAGCTGCGCCAGAGCGAAGGTCGCGCCAAGAGCCTGCAAAGCACTGTTGGCTCACAAGTAGCCGCCCAGCCGTCGCGCCGCCAGGACATCGAATTCATCTTCCTTGCCGCAACGCCGCAACAGGCCCAACAGATCAAACCGACCCTGAACTTCCAGTACGCGGGCGATGTGCCGGTCTACGCCACCTCCCACGTGTTCAGCGCCAGCGGTGACGTCAACCAGTACAACGACATGAACGGCATTCGCTTCTGCGAAACGCCATGGTTGCTGGAGACCAACGACCCACTGCGCCGCCAGGTCACCGCCCAGTGGCCACAGGCCGCCGGCAGCCTGGGTCGCCTGTATGCAATGGGTGTGGATGCCTATCGTCTGGCGCCACGCCTGGGCCAGCTCAAGTCCCTGCCGGACAGCCGCATCGACGGTGAATCGGGCAGCCTTGGCATGACTCAGACCCAGCGGGTCGTGCGTCAGTTGCCTTGGGCCCAGTTCGCCAATGGTCAGATCCAGCGCCTGCCGGACACCGCTCGCTGATGCCTGACAGGTCACGCCAGCAAAGCGGCAAGGATGCCGAGCGCCATGCGCTCGAGCATCTTCAACAACAGGGTCTGCGCCTGCTGGCGCAGAACTGGTTGTGTAAACGCGGTGAGCTTGATCTGGTCATGCTAGATGGCGATACAGTAGTATTCGTTGAAGTCCGCTACAGAAAAAACACTCAATGGGGTGGCGCGCTCGATAGCATCGATGAGCGCAAACGGCAAAAACTGATTTTCGCCGCGCAATATTTTCTTCAGCGCGAGTCGCGTTGGGCCAATTCCCCTTGCCGCTTCGACGTGATTGCCATCGACAGCCACCTCGATCAGTTGAACTGGCTACAGAATGCCTTCGACGGCTGATCGCCGGCATTGCGAACCGGACACTATCACCCAACACTTTTGCTCTTTGCTTTGCGGGCTGCACATTCACGTGCCGAACAGCCGCGCTACTTAAGGTCACACAGATGGACATGCAATCGCGAATTCGCCAGCTTTTTCAGGCCAGTATCGACACCAAGCAACAGGCGATGGAAGTACTTGCACCGCACATCGAGCAAGCCAGCCAGGTCATGGTCAACGCCCTGCTCAACGAAGGCAAAATGCTTTCCTGTGGCAACGGCGGCTCTGCTGGCGACGCCCAGCACTTCTCGTCCGAGCTGCTCAACCGCTTTGAGCGCGAGCGCCCGAGCCTGCCAGCCATCGCCCTGACAACCGACAGCTCGACGATCACCTCGATCGCCAACGACTACAGCTACAACGAAATCTTCTCCAAACAGATCCGTGCACTCGGCCAACCGGGCGATGTGTTGCTGGCTATCTCCACCAGCGGCAACTCGGCCAACATAATTCAAGCGATCCAGGCCGCACATGATCGCGAAATGATTGTCGTAGCATTGACGGGACGTGACGGCGGCGGCATGGCGTCGCTACTGTTGCCCGAGGACGTCGAGATTCGCGTACCGGCCAACGTCACCGCTCGTATTCAAGAAGTCCACCTGCTGGCGATCCATTGCCTTTGCGACTTGATCGACAGCCAATTGTTCGGGAGTGAAGAATGACCCCTAATCGCCTTGGCCTACTGGCCTTGACCCTGTGCCTCGGCATCAGCGGCTGCACCTCGGTGGTGACTGCCAGCCGCGAGGCTCCGATTGAAGATGACCGTGGCACTCGCACACTGGGCAGCAAGATCGACGACTCCCTGATCGACACTAAAGTTGGCGTGAACGTCGCCAAGGCCGACCCGGCCCTGGATAAGGATTCGCATATCGTCGTCACCAGCTTCAACGGTGTCGTGCTGCTCGCCGGGCAAACACCCCGCGCAGACCTCAAGGCCAAGGCCGAACAGGCCGCAGCCGCGGTCCAGCGCGTGAAGCAGGTGCACAACGAACTGCAAGTCCTGCCACCTTCCAGCTTCCTGGCCCGCCAGAACGACACCTGGCTGACCTCCAAGATCAAGACCCAGATGCTCGCCGACGCGAACATCCCAGGCTCGCGTATCAAGGTCGTCACTGAAAACGGCATTGTCTACATGCTGGGTCTGCTGACCAAACAGGAAGCTGCGCAGGCGACCAATTTGGTGCA contains:
- a CDS encoding penicillin-binding protein activator, with the protein product MIACLRLLSALCLAALLAACASSPSSSLGELPRTPDASIEQLLEKAAQSKSPEDAALLRLSAADLAYHQGNAGQSAQILQQVPVEQLKPGQQVFASTLAAELAMTRNQPKAALTALSHPSMQRLSELPVEQQVRTGTVHARALEADGQTLAAARERIFIAPMLKGEAASKNHEAIWALIASLPTEQLQPNSTDDLGGWMALALAVKSAGTLEQQQAAIDNWRAQNPKHPAAIQLPQALTQLKELASQPLTKIALLLPQDGQLASVGKALRDGFMAAHYQAQQAGQKPPAIEFYDSSRLTSMDEFYRKAQADGVQLVVGPLEKPLVKQLSTRPQLPITTLALNYSEGDQGPAQLFQFGLAAEDEAREVSRRARADGLHRAAIMVPKGEWGDRVLRAFSQDWQANGGTIVATERVDQPVQLAQQIADMFQLRQSEGRAKSLQSTVGSQVAAQPSRRQDIEFIFLAATPQQAQQIKPTLNFQYAGDVPVYATSHVFSASGDVNQYNDMNGIRFCETPWLLETNDPLRRQVTAQWPQAAGSLGRLYAMGVDAYRLAPRLGQLKSLPDSRIDGESGSLGMTQTQRVVRQLPWAQFANGQIQRLPDTAR
- the mraZ gene encoding division/cell wall cluster transcriptional repressor MraZ, which translates into the protein MFRGANAISLDAKGRLAMPSRYRDELDSRSSGQLIVTIDAVDPCLCVYPLDEWEIIETKLRALPSLREENRRLQRLLIGNAVDLELDGSGRFLVPPRLREYAKLDKRAMLVGQLNKFQLWDEDAWNAVSAADLAAIQQPGAMPEELRDLIL
- the rsmH gene encoding 16S rRNA (cytosine(1402)-N(4))-methyltransferase RsmH, which produces MTIDSGFNHITVLLDEAVEALAVRPDGCYLDGTFGRGGHSRLILSQLGPDGRLLGFDKDPQAIATGQTLAAEDGRFVVVQRSFAELGAEVAERGMNGKVSGVLLDLGVSSPQLDDPERGFSFLNDGPLDMRMDPSRGISAAEFVNTAPVEEIARVFKEYGEERFSGRMARAVVERRDVKPFERTGDLAEVLKVANPAWEKGKNPATRAFQGLRIHVNNELGDLETGLEAALECLEVGGRLVVISFHSLEDRIVKLFMRKLVKGEADNLPRNLPVRHVAFEPKIKVHGKAQTASDAELKANPRSRSAVMRVAEKLR
- a CDS encoding YraN family protein, with amino-acid sequence MPDRSRQQSGKDAERHALEHLQQQGLRLLAQNWLCKRGELDLVMLDGDTVVFVEVRYRKNTQWGGALDSIDERKRQKLIFAAQYFLQRESRWANSPCRFDVIAIDSHLDQLNWLQNAFDG
- the ftsL gene encoding cell division protein FtsL, which codes for MSRLFAKPLPGGSFFMLLLFVGVLVSAIGVSYSAHWNRQLLNTLYNELSVRDKAQAEWGRLILEQSTWTAHSRIEVLATEQLKMHIPGAADVKMVAP
- a CDS encoding phosphoheptose isomerase — encoded protein: MDMQSRIRQLFQASIDTKQQAMEVLAPHIEQASQVMVNALLNEGKMLSCGNGGSAGDAQHFSSELLNRFERERPSLPAIALTTDSSTITSIANDYSYNEIFSKQIRALGQPGDVLLAISTSGNSANIIQAIQAAHDREMIVVALTGRDGGGMASLLLPEDVEIRVPANVTARIQEVHLLAIHCLCDLIDSQLFGSEE
- the rsmI gene encoding 16S rRNA (cytidine(1402)-2'-O)-methyltransferase; translated protein: MATFTDHEVCALTAPGALNSAAGSLYVVATPIGNLDDISARALKILREVALIAAEDTRHSQRLMQHFGISTPLAACHEHNERDEGSRFITRLLAGDNVALISDAGTPLISDPGYHLVRQARAAGINVVPVPGACALIAALSAAGLPSDRFIFEGFLPAKAVGRRARLEQVKEEPRTLIFYEAPHRILECLQDMELVFGPERPALLARELTKTFETLKGLPLAELREFVESDSNQQRGECVVLVAGWSAPEEEGAVSSEAMRILNLLLEEMPLKRAAALAAQITGERKNVLYQIALDKQKAE
- a CDS encoding BON domain-containing protein; this translates as MTPNRLGLLALTLCLGISGCTSVVTASREAPIEDDRGTRTLGSKIDDSLIDTKVGVNVAKADPALDKDSHIVVTSFNGVVLLAGQTPRADLKAKAEQAAAAVQRVKQVHNELQVLPPSSFLARQNDTWLTSKIKTQMLADANIPGSRIKVVTENGIVYMLGLLTKQEAAQATNLVQGVSGVQKIVKLFEYID